The sequence GTTAGACATGCATAGAGCGACTAAAAGAAGAAAGAGCGCTTGTTTACTTTGAATTTTCTTCTGGTATAAAAatctatattttaattaaaatgtcATTGTCTTGTCTCTTGTATTTGTATCCATGCGTCTTACTTTTCATGAATAAGAAATGACTTGACAGAAACTATCCATATTAGTGAAGATTTGAACATCGATCTCTTGGTCAAGGATATACATCTTAACCAATTGAGATACTCAGGTTGACTCACAGAAAATATCAAGCATTTTAGCTTTTAGATGGCTTGTAAATTAGATGTTACCTGATTTACATCCCATGGAACAGTTTGCGGAGTCGTAGGTGGTTCGAACATGTTCTTTCGAGGGTAAGGAGTAGCATCATTACTGGTTTCCCACTGCAACCATGGAAGTAGGACACCATCCATTCCAGGAGGAACGTATCTGCTGGCTGCTggaattttgaaatttggtttTGCTTTTCCCCCTAAAGATGAACTGGTGTCGCTCCTATCTCCATCAAGAGATGAAATATCTGTGTCTTCGACGTTGGAAATGAAGTCCTCAATGTATTTTTCTGCCTCCTCGCTCAATCGTTTAGACATCCTACTTCTATCTTTGCTCctctgaaaaatagaaatagaagtAATTATCAACATTACACATTAGAACGATAAACCAACTCATTTCAGGAGGTTAAATGTTTCCAGGTTAAGGAGGAAATAGGTGATGTAGGAGAATGGAAGTTTTTTACTAGAGAGACTCGATTCTATTTTCAGGTGAAAGTAGGTGAATAGCTCAATTAATCTAAATAATAACTAAAACTGTAAAACGATGCTGTAAGAGTCCTAAGTCTGCATTGTCCAAAATTGATTGAGATAAAAAGTGCATCAAGTGCATCAATACTGATTTCTAAATGTCCACGTTCCTAGATGATAAGTCGTTTAAGACATCTTGCCTCAGTATTTTGTCAAAGTAAATAAGAATCAATCACCTTTCTGCTCCGTGAGGAGTTATCTGCAACAACATTCTTCAGATCAGGAGGCAAATTTTTAACCATCTTTGGAAGATCTTGACCACGTTGCTTTTCCATCACCATCTTACCCAATGAATCTCTACGCTTCTCTGACTGTCATTGTAGACATAGATTTTTGGTCACCATAAGAACATATAATGATTTAATTAATGGATATAAGATCTTATACTAGAAAACCGGAGAAGAAAATGTCTGATAAGAGGGTGTGGAAGAAAAGCGAAAGTAGAACATCCATAAGACCAAAACTCGCTATAGAAATTTCCAGCTGATGTCAGGACAGATCTAATACTGATTTAAATTATAGAAAACATCAGATGAATcacaagaaaaacaaatatatccTTACCTGTTCTTGTTTTGCTGAATAATTTCTAGTAAATGGAGATGTATGATGACAAACACCAGAATCACTTGAATGCAAGTCATCACTGAAAGTTTCAACCGACGAATTTCTGTTCACCATTTCCTGCATTATCAGAAAAGAGTTGCGATGAAGTTTAGATAAACAATTAGGATACGTTagttcaaaataaaaatttatttactACGGAGAATAGAACTTGAAACAATGAGAAGGATCTCACACACCTGCTCAAGTTCCACTCTTATCTCTTCCACAGCATGCCTAAGTTCTTTCCGCATTGCTTCATACAACCCATCGTCAACAACACCCCCATTGGCCTGCTTTGCCTGAAAAATATGACGTAAACCCAGATTTGTAATGGATGAAAAAAGTCTCAAATTTGGTGTTTGCAACTTTCATATATCACAGAGCAATGGACCTTTCTTGCATAAATTGATCGCATAGTCTTCTCGATTACACTATTACCGAAATGAGCATCCTTCCCTTCATCATCAGTTAGAACTGAAGAATGGCTCTGTAATAGGAATTGGTCATAAAAGGGTGGAAACTACATAATGCAAACCCTCCTCCCCATCCCCAGCCACTAATGAATACAATATACGgtaattaaaaagaagaagagctTACTGAATAGCCATCATGGCACTTAAAATCATTTTGGCTAAGAGATCTTCGCAACGTTGGTCTACGGTTCGAATCATCAGCCTTGTGGGATATTGGCTTCTGTTTATTTCCAATACCAAAGCTCTTTTCTCTGACACGAGTTCCAGAACTCTGAGATCGATCGTCACTCTGTGATGGAACGGAATCAACATTTTTCATGGGGTTAGGACGAAAATTTTTCACCATATCCATCAACACACAAAGTTATCAACACCTAATTGCAATAGCACCAACTCGAATCCAGATGGAAATAGGAAATTGATAACATGAAAGAGGAAGGAAAAGCAGCAAACACTGGATATCGGCCTCCATTTGTTCTATGAATACAATATTTTTCCTCAAAGAAAAATTAGAACTACTTTAGTCATTTATTCTTAGATAACAAATATACCCTTCTAACAAGCAATAATACAGCGGGATCCCCATGTAGTTCATAAGCTTACCATTTCTATATAATTTTTAGAACTCAAGCATTCACAGTATACATCGAACACTCTTTCCTCTTTCCGTTAAAAATcacttataattaattaagaattCCCAAGTGtgaaccttttataggaatAGAAATTCAATCCTTCTTCCGATCTTCAAAACTGAATTCATATCCGCGCAATAACTTAGTAGAAAAAGTATTCCAAACCGAAGAAAATGGAACGGATTATTCACCTCCGAATCGCTAATCTGGTAACGAACCACCGAGAGAGAGCGTCTTCTCCTCGAATTACTTTCAGGAACCACTTTCCCCCCAGAAACACTAGAACCACCTCTTCCTTTGCTCTCACTACCACCGCCACTAGTTTTACCGCCACCGTGTCTCGAAACCGACCTCCCTCGTCTATTCGAAGCCACAGAAGAATTCACAGCACCACTCAACTCAGAGCTTCTCGTAGCAGACCGCCCTCGATCAGCAGAACCAAAGAATTCGACCGCTAAATCATCGAGACTGATCTCAGGGAACCCCGAGCCTCTGGAAGTGTTGACAAACCGACCACGGGGAGCTGCCGAAGCCTCACCGAAGACCTTATCAATGGGAGAGGACGGAAGAGGGTGGGAAAAACGGCTAAGACTTCGAGAACGGCGGTGAAAGGAAGGCCGATTGGTGGAAGTGGAGTCATCGTTTGAAGGAACAGATGCTCCGATCGGGGTCCTTTTGGTGGTGGATTTGAAAGCAGAGGAGGCCATTGGTAATAAACCTGAATCAAGGAAACATAgttgaagaatttgaaatttgaaactCAGCCATTTTAAGAGGAGTCAAAGAGAATTCCATTGAAGGTCTTTGCTGAAGGCgagggggagagagagagagagagagaagaggtGTATTTATGTAAACGTGATTTGGCGGAGAGATCGAAATTATATGAAATTTgaattattattgtttgttattattattatttaaaattggGAATTAAATGTGGTAGGCTGTACTAAGCCCTTATGGTCCACGGTGGCGCGTGACTGTAATAAAAGGAAACGTATACActttctaaatttattattattttttatttttttttaaatgacccgagaaaactattaaaaacaaccaaaaaaaaattatacaaaacgTAAATATTTCGTCAAaatgttaatatttttaatcaaatattaaattCGAAACATTTATCTTTTTTTGTTATAAAATTTTTGTTGTTGGAGAATGAATGTGGTCAGTGGTACGATAGTTATATTTATTTACTCCAAATTgtacaattttctttttacctATTTTCACTAATTCAACCATTACTTTTACAGGAAGAAGAATCAACTAGGAACAACTTTGTCAAAACTCttgaaaactaataatataaattaacttCTTATTTTCTAGGCAAATCGActcaaaagagaaagaaatgatAAAGTATACTCTAGCTTCCTCGTTGAAGATGATGGAGAGAATACTGTATAGAAAAGCATCTTTACAGATGAAGAACAAccatgaaaaacaagagatgtTAACAACCTCCACGAGTGAATCTACAACCACTTTAGCATGCCCATGACCTTTATGGTTACAATCTATACGAACTTTCTTTTAAGATGAGATCAACATGGAAGGAATCCAACAAAAGTAGAAAGAATGATGATTAGTTTGAGTGTTATTTCTTTGAACTCTTATTAATTTGTATATACAACAAACTTTATCATTATTAAATGAAGTTAGAGAAAACGTTTTTAACAAATCTTCATTTGAATAAACTATAAAGTTCAATGACAAACACTTGTTATCGAAGTTTAAGTGCAATTTAACAAATCAAAAGTTTCATTTTTCTCCACTTAAAAATGGTAGATTGTAACTCTTTTTTTTCCAATTCGAGATTTTGGTTCCttagaaaaaaattacaaaataattatGACCAAATTatgcagtttttttttttatctcaattAGTTCTTAAGATATGAAGATTTTCGTTCCAATTTTTAATACCTCTACTAAACTAAACCAAACAATGCTCCTATCACAATCCTCATTTGAACTTTGATGGGTAATGTTAAATTGAACACAAACCAAATGAAAACGATgttaaacaattaaattataatttcaaATGCCTCAAAAGTTGGGAATGGTTTTAATCCCTTAATCCATCCACTTGACCCATCAAAGGTCCAAATAATAATAGTGTTAGCTTATGT comes from Cucumis melo cultivar AY chromosome 12, USDA_Cmelo_AY_1.0, whole genome shotgun sequence and encodes:
- the LOC103484238 gene encoding uncharacterized protein LOC103484238, encoding MASSAFKSTTKRTPIGASVPSNDDSTSTNRPSFHRRSRSLSRFSHPLPSSPIDKVFGEASAAPRGRFVNTSRGSGFPEISLDDLAVEFFGSADRGRSATRSSELSGAVNSSVASNRRGRSVSRHGGGKTSGGGSESKGRGGSSVSGGKVVPESNSRRRRSLSVVRYQISDSESDDRSQSSGTRVREKSFGIGNKQKPISHKADDSNRRPTLRRSLSQNDFKCHDGYSSHSSVLTDDEGKDAHFGNSVIEKTMRSIYARKAKQANGGVVDDGLYEAMRKELRHAVEEIRVELEQEMVNRNSSVETFSDDLHSSDSGVCHHTSPFTRNYSAKQEQSEKRRDSLGKMVMEKQRGQDLPKMVKNLPPDLKNVVADNSSRSRKRSKDRSRMSKRLSEEAEKYIEDFISNVEDTDISSLDGDRSDTSSSLGGKAKPNFKIPAASRYVPPGMDGVLLPWLQWETSNDATPYPRKNMFEPPTTPQTVPWDVNQDTSNAHDLCNHSGSSQGSWSPGVTIGLSGKVVEDIGSRFKRLGNPQKQSYSESRESRFDIDEYLKRPSNEDFLLERWKQQHKITCSGILLCNRVFL